From Onychostoma macrolepis isolate SWU-2019 chromosome 05, ASM1243209v1, whole genome shotgun sequence, one genomic window encodes:
- the ncf1 gene encoding neutrophil cytosol factor 1 → MAESYVRHVELLGFEKRFFPSQHYVYMLLVKWSDQSEKLVYRRYPEIHTYHKTLKEMFPIEAGDIDAKDRIIPTLPAPKWLDNQKTTETRQVTLAEYFRSLLNLPPKISRCQLVCDFFKMRPEDETPPAPHPYKRNETFIMSTNRARGNTTSEITGPIMLESYRVIADYSKSSKYELSLKMGDMVDIVEKSPNGWWFCQCESRRGWVPASYLEPLDGADESEEPEPNYAGELYRTTKGYKAVEEDELTLEVGEMIEVIHKLLDGWWVVRKGEDMGFYPSLFLCRTGERKEVDAEMDVVRRATPPPRRSTIRNAHSIHPKGRQRISQDSYRRQSRRFLQQRGRLNSQSRNVTRSPLQERKTNRENIVKSGSPQAEDLDESIPVIPPRPSPQLILERCTENTCKRISIHEAN, encoded by the exons ATGGCTGAATCTTATGTGCGACACGTGGAACTGTTAGGCTTTGAGAAAAGATTCTTCCCCAGCCAGCACTAT GTGTACATGCTCCTGGTTAAATGGAGTGATCAATCTGAAAAGCTGGTGTACAGACGCTATCCAGAAATCCACACGTATCAT aaaactttGAAGGAAATGTTCCCTATTGAGGCAGGAGACATTGACGCAAAGGACAGAATCATTCCCACTTTACCAG CTCCTAAATGGCTCGACAATCAGAAGACGACAGAGACGAGGCAGGTGACTCTCGCTGAATACTTTCGTTCTCTTCTCAACTTGCCTCCAAAGATCTCCCGCTGTCAGCTTGTCTGTGACTTCTTCAAAATGCGGCCTGAAGATGAAACTCCACCAGCACCACATCC GTACAAAAGAAACGAGACCTTCATTATGTCCACAAACAGAGCACGGGGCAACACCACATCAG AAATCACAGGGCCTATCATGCTTGAGAGCTACAGAGTGATTGCAGACTACAGCAAGAGCTCAAAGTATGAGCTCTCTCTAAAGATGGGAGACATGGTGGACATTGTGGAAAAAAGCCCAAATG GCTGGTGGTTTTGTCAGTGTGAGTCCAGGAGAGGCTGGGTGCCAGCTTCATATTTAGAGCCTCTGGATGGAGCAGATGAATCAGAGGAACCAGAGCCTAATTATGCAG GAGAGCTCTACAGAACCACTAAAGGGTATAAAGCTGTTGAAGAGGATGAGTTGACTCTTGAGGTTGGAGAGATGATCGAGGTCATCCATAAACTTCTTGATGGGTGGTGGGTGGTCAG GAAAGGAGAGGATATGGGCTTCTACCCATCTTTGTTCCTGTGCAGGACGGGAGAGAGGAAAGAGGTGGATGCTGAGATGGATGTGGTCAGAAGAGCAACACCACCACCCAGAAG GTCTACCATACGCAATGCCCACAGCATCCATCCTAAGGGACGTCAGCGAATCAGTCAGGACAGCTATCGAAGACAGAGTCGACGGTTCTTACAGCAGCGAGGAAGACTGAACTCCCAATCCAGGAATGTGACACGATCCCCACTGCAGGAGAGGAAGACAAACAGAG AGAACATTGTAAAATCAGGCTCTCCTCAAGCAGAAGATCTGGATGAAAGTATTCCAGTCATCCCTCCTCGGCCCAGTCCTCAGCTCATTCTGGAGCGCTGCACTGAGAACACATGCAAGAGAATCAGCATCCATGAGGCCAACTGA
- the rcc1l gene encoding RCC1-like G exchanging factor-like protein isoform X1, with translation MALVSLRSCGRLGFHLGLRAYATRPVGTPRKREQQDDTPVFQYVGQHRKPQGKVFVWGFSYTGALGIPSFVVPDSGRKKPRKYQLTPYRLDTEQKISSAACGYGFTLLASNSRDLTKLWGMGLNKDSQLGFQRTQHDRHKSYDYVLEPCPVSLPLVNPQETRVLQVSCGRAHSLVLTDSEGVFSMGHNAYGQCGRRIVEDEVYSGSHVVHKIEGFDSRVTQVACGQDHSLFLTDSGSVYACGWGADGQTGLGHHTKASCPVPIGGDLAGVKVQQVATYGDCSLAVSTDGQVFGWGNSEYLQLASVTEATQISSPRLLALRGVGRVRQAACGGTQVAVLNEEGEVFVWGFGILGKGPKLSESAIPERVPTTFFGRSEFNPTVKVSSIRCGLNHFAAITDRGELFVWGKNVRGCLGIGKHDDQYFPWRVTVPGHVTDVACGVDHMVALVRSII, from the exons ATGGCTTTAGTCAGCCTTCGCTCCTGTGGCCGTCTTGGTTTTCATCTGGGTCTCCGTGCGTATGCCACTCGACCAGTTGGCACCCCAAGAAAGCGGGAGCAGCAAGATGACACCCCCGTGTTTCAGTATGTGGGGCAACACAGGAAGCCCCAAGGGAAGGTGTTTGTGTGGGGCTTCAGCTACACTGGAGCTTTAGGGATCCCTAGCTTTGTAGTGCCGGACAGTGGCAGAAAAAAGCCCAGGAAGTACCAGCTCACACCTTACCGCCTGGATACTGAACAGAAG atTTCCTCAGCAGCCTGTGGATATGGCTTCACCTTATTGGCGTCTAATAGCAGAGATCTGACCAAATTGTGGGGCATGGGCCTTAACAAAGACTCCCAGCTGGGTTTTCAACGTACTCAACATGACCGAC ATAAGAGTTACGACTATGTCCTGGAACCGTGTCCAGTGTCTCTTCCGCTGGTGAACCCTCAGGAGACACGAGTGCTGCAGGTCTCATGTGGACGTGCTCACTCACTAGTGCTCACAGACTCTGAGGGAG TTTTCAGCATGGGTCATAATGCTTATGGGCAGTGTGGGAGGAGGATTGTGGAGGATGAAGTGTACAG TGGCAGTCATGTTGTTCACAAGATTGAGGGCTTTGACAGTCGAGTCACCCAG GTGGCTTGTGGGCAGGATCACAGTCTGTTTCTAACAGACAGTGGCTCGGTGTATGCCTGTGGGTGGGGTGCAGATGGACAAACAG GTCTGGGCCATCACACCAAGGCCTCCTGTCCAGTACCCATCGGAGGAGATCTGGCTGGGGTCAAAGTTCAGCAGGTGGCCACATATGGAGACTGTAGTTTGGCTGTGTCCACAGATGGCCAGGTTTTTGGTTGGGGAAACTCGGAGTACCTGCAGCTGGCCTCTGTCACGGAGGCCACACAG ATTAGCTCTCCACGGCTGCTGGCCCTGAGGGGTGTGGGTCGAGTCAGACAGGCGGCATGCGGAGGAACACAGGTGGCTGTACTGAACG AGGAAGGAGAGGTGTTTGTTTGGGGTTTTGGAATCCTGGGAAAAGGCCCGAAACTTTCCGAGTCTGCTATCCCGGAAAGAGTGCCAACCACCTTTTTTGGGAGGTCAGAGTTCAACCCTACAGTGAAAGTCTCGTCCATCCGCTGTGGACTCAATCACTTTGCAGCCATCACAG ATCGAGGTGAGCTGTTTGTTTGGGGTAAGAATGTGAGAGGATGTCTTGGCATTGGAAAACATGATGACCAGTATTTTCCATGGAGG GTGACAGTGCCAGGCCACGTGACGGATGTTGCCTGTGGTGTCGACCACATGGTGGCGCTGGTCAGATCAATCATATGA
- the rcc1l gene encoding RCC1-like G exchanging factor-like protein isoform X2: MALVSLRSCGRLGFHLGLRAYATRPVGTPRKREQQDDTPVFQYVGQHRKPQGKVFVWGFSYTGALGIPSFVVPDSGRKKPRKYQLTPYRLDTEQKISSAACGYGFTLLASNSRDLTKLWGMGLNKDSQLGFQRTQHDRHKSYDYVLEPCPVSLPLVNPQETRVLQVSCGRAHSLVLTDSEGVFSMGHNAYGQCGRRIVEDEVYSGSHVVHKIEGFDSRVTQVACGQDHSLFLTDSGSVYACGWGADGQTGLGHHTKASCPVPIGGDLAGVKVQQVATYGDCSLAVSTDGQVFGWGNSEYLQLASVTEATQISSPRLLALRGVGRVRQAACGGTQVAVLNVLM; encoded by the exons ATGGCTTTAGTCAGCCTTCGCTCCTGTGGCCGTCTTGGTTTTCATCTGGGTCTCCGTGCGTATGCCACTCGACCAGTTGGCACCCCAAGAAAGCGGGAGCAGCAAGATGACACCCCCGTGTTTCAGTATGTGGGGCAACACAGGAAGCCCCAAGGGAAGGTGTTTGTGTGGGGCTTCAGCTACACTGGAGCTTTAGGGATCCCTAGCTTTGTAGTGCCGGACAGTGGCAGAAAAAAGCCCAGGAAGTACCAGCTCACACCTTACCGCCTGGATACTGAACAGAAG atTTCCTCAGCAGCCTGTGGATATGGCTTCACCTTATTGGCGTCTAATAGCAGAGATCTGACCAAATTGTGGGGCATGGGCCTTAACAAAGACTCCCAGCTGGGTTTTCAACGTACTCAACATGACCGAC ATAAGAGTTACGACTATGTCCTGGAACCGTGTCCAGTGTCTCTTCCGCTGGTGAACCCTCAGGAGACACGAGTGCTGCAGGTCTCATGTGGACGTGCTCACTCACTAGTGCTCACAGACTCTGAGGGAG TTTTCAGCATGGGTCATAATGCTTATGGGCAGTGTGGGAGGAGGATTGTGGAGGATGAAGTGTACAG TGGCAGTCATGTTGTTCACAAGATTGAGGGCTTTGACAGTCGAGTCACCCAG GTGGCTTGTGGGCAGGATCACAGTCTGTTTCTAACAGACAGTGGCTCGGTGTATGCCTGTGGGTGGGGTGCAGATGGACAAACAG GTCTGGGCCATCACACCAAGGCCTCCTGTCCAGTACCCATCGGAGGAGATCTGGCTGGGGTCAAAGTTCAGCAGGTGGCCACATATGGAGACTGTAGTTTGGCTGTGTCCACAGATGGCCAGGTTTTTGGTTGGGGAAACTCGGAGTACCTGCAGCTGGCCTCTGTCACGGAGGCCACACAG ATTAGCTCTCCACGGCTGCTGGCCCTGAGGGGTGTGGGTCGAGTCAGACAGGCGGCATGCGGAGGAACACAGGTGGCTGTACTGAACG TGCTTatgtaa